A genomic region of Saccopteryx bilineata isolate mSacBil1 chromosome 1, mSacBil1_pri_phased_curated, whole genome shotgun sequence contains the following coding sequences:
- the LOC136319557 gene encoding tigger transposable element-derived protein 1-like, with product MGPKKVSRASSPLKKKARNTIELKKEIIEKYESGFKIAEISRMYRKSPSTISSIVVKKEAIKEANVAKSVNVLMKQRSQTTEDVKQLLLIWINQKQLDGDSVSEAIICEKARLLYADLIKKISGMSASVLSDFKASRSWFKKFKRRTGIHSVTRHGEGVSSDKSGAKEFVSEFKDYIEAEGFIPQQAFNCNETGLFWKKIPKRTFTTQEEKALPRHKPIKDRLTFVVW from the coding sequence atggggccaaagaaagtttCCAGAGCCAGCAGCCCTTTGAAGAAGAAAGCCAGGAACACAATCGAGTTGAAGAAggaaatcattgaaaaatatgagagtggcttcaagattgctgaaatcaGCCGCATGTACAGGAAGTCACCATCCACAATAAGTTCCATTGTGGtgaaaaaggaagcaataaaggAGGCTAATGTAGCAAAAAGTGTGAATGTGCTAATGAAACAGAGATCACAAACAACTGAAGATGTCAAACAGTTATTATTAATCTGGATCAATCAAAAACAGTTAGATGGCGATTCTGTTTCAGAGGCCATCATATGTGAAAAGGCCAGACTGTTGTATGCTGATCTCATTAAGAAAATTTCTGGGATGAGTGCTAGTGTACTTAGTGATTTTAAGGCCAGCAGAAgctggttcaaaaaattcaagaggcgcACTGGCATACACAGTGTTACTAGGCACGGCGAAGGTGTGAGTTCGGACAAGTCTGGGGCCAAAGAATTTGTGTCCGAATTCAAAGATTATATAGAGGCTGAAGGATTCATCCCCCAACAAGCCTTCAACTGTAATGAAACTGGcctcttttggaagaaaatacCAAAGAGGACGTTCACTACGCAGGAGGAAAAGGCACTGCCAAGACATAAACCTATAAAAGATAGACTAACTTTTGTTGTGTGGTAA